Proteins from one Amycolatopsis benzoatilytica AK 16/65 genomic window:
- the mtrA gene encoding MtrAB system response regulator MtrA, whose protein sequence is MKARVLVVDDDPALAEMLTIVLRGEGFDTAVVADGSRALPALRELKPDLVLLDLMLPGMNGIDVCKAIRAESGVPIVMLTAKSDTVDIVLGLESGADDYVVKPFKPKELVARVRARMRRTEAEPAESLTIGDLAIDVPGHEVTREGKAIPLTPLEFDLLVALARKPRQVFTREVLLEQVWGYRHAADTRLVNVHVQRLRSKVEKDPEHPEVVLTVRGVGYKAGPP, encoded by the coding sequence ATGAAGGCACGTGTCTTGGTGGTCGACGACGACCCGGCGCTGGCGGAGATGCTCACCATCGTGCTCCGCGGCGAAGGGTTCGACACCGCGGTGGTCGCGGACGGCTCGCGGGCGCTGCCCGCGCTGCGGGAGCTGAAACCGGACCTCGTCCTGCTCGATCTCATGCTGCCCGGAATGAACGGCATCGACGTGTGCAAGGCGATCCGCGCCGAGTCCGGCGTGCCGATCGTCATGCTCACCGCCAAGAGCGACACCGTGGACATCGTGCTGGGCCTCGAGTCCGGCGCCGATGACTACGTGGTCAAACCGTTCAAGCCGAAGGAGCTGGTCGCCCGCGTCCGCGCGCGGATGCGCCGCACCGAGGCCGAGCCCGCCGAATCGCTCACCATCGGCGACCTGGCGATCGACGTGCCGGGGCACGAGGTGACCCGGGAGGGCAAGGCGATCCCGCTGACCCCGCTCGAGTTCGACCTGCTGGTGGCGCTGGCCCGCAAGCCGCGCCAGGTGTTCACCCGCGAGGTCCTGCTGGAGCAGGTGTGGGGCTACCGGCACGCGGCCGACACCCGGCTGGTCAACGTGCACGTCCAGCGGCTTCGCTCCAAGGTGGAGAAAGACCCGGAGCACCCCGAGGTGGTGCTGACCGTGCGCGGCGTGGGCTACAAGGCCGGCCCGCCGTGA
- the mtrB gene encoding MtrAB system histidine kinase MtrB → MTGFAGRLRAAFRAAVRLARRVVVFARRRAVAFNELWKHSLQFRVTISTLALSSAVVFVLGMVLQNQITERLLDTKRNAAVEQTQAVADTAARELVGVGGESPDALHTRLENAVKKISTSSASGAGTTAGAFEPVLASVGRGQSDTDPVYVGPFASVPERMRQFVEADHLARVEHTVQDANGVRTTYLIVGTPLTSVASPVQLYLLFPLTTEQTTVSTVQNTLFVAGLVLLLLLAGITNLVVRQVVRPVRQAVAAAEQFAGGDLDQRLAVVGEDDLAKLAVSYNGMAASIQNQIRQLEEFGGLQRRFTSDVSHELRTPLTTVRMAADVLHASREQFPPGLARSTELLVDELDRFEALLGDLLEISRLDAGVEELSADYIDVRPIATRAVEQVRVLAGTAGSAVELVLSDEDASAEVDARRIERILRNLLANAVDHSDGKPVVLTVAVNESAVAVTVRDYGIGLRAGEAELVFNRFWRADPSRNRRTGGTGLGLAISQEDARLHGGILDAWGEPGHGACFRLVVPRHQGVPIGDSPLVLPPPDAVSEITLSPSSVAELQPAPEAILADPAPDREEVGQ, encoded by the coding sequence ATGACCGGTTTCGCGGGGCGGCTTCGCGCCGCCTTCCGCGCCGCGGTCCGGCTGGCGCGCCGGGTCGTGGTTTTCGCTCGCCGCCGCGCGGTGGCGTTCAACGAATTGTGGAAGCACTCGCTGCAGTTCCGCGTCACGATCTCGACGCTGGCGCTGTCCTCGGCCGTGGTGTTCGTGCTGGGCATGGTCCTGCAGAACCAGATCACCGAACGGCTGCTGGACACCAAGCGCAACGCCGCGGTCGAGCAGACCCAGGCGGTCGCCGACACCGCGGCACGCGAGCTGGTGGGCGTCGGCGGCGAGTCCCCGGACGCGCTGCACACGCGGCTGGAGAACGCGGTCAAGAAGATCTCCACCTCGTCCGCGTCCGGCGCGGGCACCACCGCGGGCGCGTTCGAGCCGGTGCTGGCCAGCGTCGGCCGGGGCCAGTCGGACACCGACCCGGTGTACGTCGGGCCGTTCGCCTCGGTGCCCGAGCGGATGCGCCAGTTCGTCGAAGCGGATCACCTCGCCCGGGTCGAGCACACCGTCCAGGACGCGAACGGCGTCCGCACGACGTACCTGATCGTCGGCACCCCGCTGACGTCGGTGGCGAGCCCGGTGCAGCTGTACTTGCTGTTCCCGCTCACCACTGAGCAGACCACCGTCTCGACGGTGCAGAACACGCTGTTCGTCGCCGGCCTGGTGCTGCTGCTGTTGCTGGCCGGCATCACGAACCTGGTGGTCCGCCAGGTCGTGCGGCCGGTCCGGCAGGCGGTCGCGGCGGCCGAACAGTTCGCCGGCGGCGACCTCGACCAGCGGCTGGCCGTGGTCGGCGAGGACGACCTGGCGAAGCTGGCGGTGTCCTACAACGGCATGGCCGCGAGCATCCAGAACCAGATCCGTCAGCTCGAGGAGTTCGGCGGCCTGCAACGCCGGTTCACCTCCGACGTGTCGCACGAGCTGCGCACCCCGCTGACCACCGTCCGGATGGCCGCGGACGTGCTGCACGCGTCCCGCGAGCAGTTCCCGCCCGGCCTGGCCCGCTCCACCGAGCTGCTGGTCGACGAGCTCGACCGGTTCGAGGCGCTGCTCGGCGACCTGCTGGAGATCAGCAGGCTCGACGCGGGCGTGGAGGAGCTGTCCGCGGACTACATCGACGTGCGCCCGATCGCTACCCGCGCGGTCGAACAGGTCCGGGTGCTGGCCGGGACCGCGGGCAGCGCGGTCGAGCTGGTGCTGTCCGACGAGGACGCCTCGGCCGAGGTGGACGCCCGCCGGATCGAGCGCATCCTGCGCAACTTGCTGGCCAACGCGGTCGACCACAGCGATGGCAAACCGGTGGTGCTGACCGTCGCGGTGAACGAGTCCGCGGTCGCGGTGACCGTGCGGGACTACGGCATCGGCCTGCGGGCGGGGGAGGCCGAGCTGGTGTTCAACCGGTTCTGGCGCGCCGACCCGTCGCGCAACCGGCGCACCGGCGGCACCGGGCTGGGCCTCGCGATCAGCCAGGAGGACGCGCGGCTGCACGGTGGCATCCTGGACGCGTGGGGCGAGCCGGGGCACGGCGCGTGCTTCCGGCTCGTCGTGCCGCGCCACCAGGGCGTGCCGATCGGGGACAGCCCGCTGGTGCTGCCGCCGCCGGACGCCGTTTCGGAAATCACGCTGTCGCCGTCGTCGGTCGCCGAGCTGCAGCCCGCGCCGGAGGCGATCCTCGCCGATCCGGCCCCGGACCGGGAGGAGGTCGGCCAGTGA
- a CDS encoding LpqB family beta-propeller domain-containing protein has product MRRVLLLLACMLLLASCANVPQESQPVVVPVEKAPQQVNDAAEPPPNADPLDIVRLFIKANADPWSGNAASRAFFDDKQRGAWKANRSITIIDKTFSTVYDTTPTPPTSTSTAPPDPNERTVSMRGSMLGKISSDSTFIPGSGSVEQTFQVRKQADGAWRISSPPPPVLYVTDDEFDGNYNRVAVSFYSPDSGTFVPDLRYVPAKPQSGLPGRVMDMILQGPSAGLAGAVKNLFGDGVSLESNVTNNDDGSLTVQLSGLTGASPETRTLIAAQIVLSMTAVTSTRIRLLADGAPLVRDHEYWRSSDLPSYSTASSPSLDLLGMMTKGGRVLSLGDGNGIPGPAGNGGLPVVSAAQSIDGKRLAVVAQDGDRVSLHIGDLGRDLPAVDLSGGTLSRPTWRPSAVGSTSNEVWTVVDHSIIARMALDQKGNWQRQSVNANDLLALGPIGVLRLSRDGARVAATVNGQLVVASVVRSGGTVTLREPRVLQPGVLADVSDVDWGATAETLVVVTSSPSQPVERLTVDGRQMNAYNSSNLTAPVRAVAAAPNRPIVVADAGGLWNATELGEVWRPQPHTQADADPFYPG; this is encoded by the coding sequence GTGAGGCGAGTGCTTCTTCTGCTCGCCTGCATGCTGCTGCTGGCGAGCTGCGCGAACGTCCCGCAGGAATCGCAGCCGGTAGTGGTGCCGGTCGAGAAGGCACCGCAGCAGGTGAACGATGCCGCGGAACCGCCGCCCAACGCCGACCCGCTCGACATCGTGCGGCTGTTCATCAAGGCCAACGCGGACCCGTGGTCCGGCAACGCCGCGTCGCGCGCGTTCTTCGACGACAAGCAGCGCGGCGCGTGGAAGGCGAACCGGTCGATCACGATCATCGACAAGACGTTCAGCACGGTCTACGACACCACCCCGACCCCGCCGACGTCGACCTCCACCGCGCCGCCGGACCCGAACGAGCGCACCGTGTCGATGCGCGGCTCGATGCTCGGCAAGATCAGTTCGGACTCCACGTTCATCCCCGGCAGCGGTTCGGTCGAGCAGACCTTCCAGGTGCGCAAGCAGGCGGACGGGGCCTGGCGGATCTCCAGCCCGCCGCCGCCGGTGCTGTACGTGACCGACGACGAGTTCGACGGGAACTACAACCGCGTCGCGGTGAGCTTCTACTCGCCGGATTCCGGCACCTTCGTGCCCGACCTGCGCTACGTCCCGGCCAAGCCGCAGTCCGGCCTGCCCGGCCGGGTGATGGACATGATCCTGCAGGGCCCGTCCGCCGGGCTGGCGGGCGCGGTGAAGAACCTGTTCGGCGACGGCGTCTCGCTGGAATCGAACGTGACGAACAACGACGACGGCTCGCTGACCGTGCAGCTGAGCGGTCTCACCGGGGCGAGTCCGGAAACCAGAACGCTGATCGCCGCCCAGATCGTGCTGTCGATGACGGCGGTCACGTCCACCCGGATCCGCTTGCTCGCCGACGGAGCGCCGCTCGTGCGCGACCACGAGTACTGGCGCAGCAGCGACCTGCCGAGCTACAGCACGGCTTCGTCGCCCAGCCTGGACCTGCTGGGCATGATGACCAAGGGCGGACGGGTGCTGTCGCTCGGCGACGGAAACGGCATCCCCGGCCCGGCCGGCAACGGCGGGCTCCCCGTGGTCAGCGCCGCCCAGTCGATCGACGGAAAGCGGCTGGCGGTGGTCGCCCAGGACGGCGACCGGGTCAGCCTGCACATCGGAGACCTGGGCAGAGACCTGCCGGCCGTCGACCTGAGCGGCGGCACACTGAGCCGCCCGACCTGGCGTCCGTCGGCCGTCGGAAGCACGTCGAACGAGGTGTGGACGGTCGTCGACCACTCGATCATCGCGCGGATGGCGCTGGACCAGAAGGGCAACTGGCAACGCCAGAGCGTCAACGCGAACGACCTGCTCGCCCTGGGGCCGATCGGCGTGCTGAGGCTGTCCCGAGACGGTGCCAGAGTGGCGGCGACGGTGAACGGTCAGCTGGTGGTGGCGTCGGTGGTGCGCAGCGGGGGAACGGTGACGCTGCGCGAGCCGCGAGTGCTGCAGCCGGGAGTGCTGGCGGACGTGTCGGACGTCGACTGGGGTGCGACGGCGGAGACGCTGGTCGTGGTGACCTCGTCCCCGTCGCAGCCGGTGGAACGGCTGACGGTGGACGGACGGCAGATGAACGCCTACAACAGCTCGAACCTGACGGCCCCGGTCCGGGCGGTCGCGGCGGCCCCGAACCGGCCGATCGTGGTGGCGGACGCCGGGGGCCTGTGGAACGCCACGGAACTGGGAGAGGTGTGGCGGCCGCAGCCGCACACGCAGGCGGACGCGGATCCGTTCTACCCGGGCTGA
- a CDS encoding ComF family protein yields the protein MLSLLLNLLLPACCAGCETRGAPVCPACCRTWASPAEVSRAPLAALAPAYALARYEGVPKQILIAYKERGRRDTAPFLGRALAAGLAALPGSRASPWCLVPAPSRRVASRGRGGPHVQRMAEEAARLIGGCVAPALVLRGGRDAVGLNRSERAANLEGRLRFVAAGRPPPGTSVVVVDDVITTGATSAACVTALKNAGVPVVAVLALLATV from the coding sequence ATGTTGAGCCTTCTGCTGAACCTGCTCCTCCCGGCCTGCTGTGCCGGCTGTGAAACCCGCGGTGCGCCCGTGTGCCCCGCCTGCTGCCGAACCTGGGCATCCCCTGCCGAGGTCAGCCGAGCACCGCTGGCTGCGCTCGCCCCGGCGTATGCGTTGGCGCGCTACGAGGGCGTCCCGAAACAGATCTTGATCGCCTACAAGGAACGTGGCCGCCGCGACACCGCCCCGTTCCTCGGCCGAGCGCTCGCCGCCGGCCTGGCGGCGCTCCCCGGCTCGAGAGCCAGTCCGTGGTGTCTCGTCCCCGCCCCGAGCCGACGAGTCGCGTCCCGGGGCAGGGGAGGTCCGCACGTGCAGCGCATGGCCGAAGAGGCCGCCCGGTTGATCGGCGGCTGCGTCGCACCCGCGCTGGTCCTGAGAGGCGGCCGCGACGCGGTCGGCCTGAACCGGTCCGAGCGAGCGGCCAACCTGGAGGGCCGGCTCCGCTTCGTGGCCGCCGGCCGCCCGCCGCCGGGAACGAGCGTGGTGGTGGTGGACGACGTGATCACCACAGGAGCAACGTCCGCCGCGTGTGTCACGGCGTTGAAAAACGCGGGCGTCCCGGTGGTGGCGGTACTGGCCTTGCTGGCGACAGTCTGA
- the hpf gene encoding ribosome hibernation-promoting factor, HPF/YfiA family, protein MDIVVKGRNVEVPEHYRALVSEKLARLERYDKKVIRYDVELFHEPNRRQAKSCQRVEITGKGRGPAVRAEASAADFYAALDSAVTKLENRLRRTHDRRRVHYGRSRPESVAEATSAVGGSDAVAGPVMGTAVLDAPDATEPMVNGFAATSAGDIPRQGRWEDEDLGHQPGRVVREKQHDADPMTVDQALYEMELVGHDFYLFNDSEAGRPSVVYRRKGFDYGVIRLG, encoded by the coding sequence ATGGACATCGTCGTTAAGGGCCGCAACGTGGAGGTGCCCGAGCATTACCGGGCGCTTGTCAGCGAAAAGCTGGCCCGCCTTGAGCGCTACGACAAGAAGGTCATCCGCTACGACGTGGAGCTCTTCCACGAGCCCAACCGCAGGCAGGCCAAGAGCTGCCAGCGCGTTGAGATCACCGGGAAGGGCCGTGGTCCGGCTGTTCGCGCGGAAGCGAGCGCAGCCGACTTCTACGCAGCGCTCGATTCCGCCGTCACCAAGCTGGAGAACCGGCTTAGGCGGACACACGACCGCAGGCGCGTGCATTACGGACGCAGCCGCCCGGAGTCGGTCGCCGAGGCGACCTCCGCGGTCGGCGGATCCGATGCCGTCGCTGGGCCCGTCATGGGCACGGCCGTCCTGGACGCACCGGACGCGACCGAACCGATGGTCAACGGTTTCGCGGCCACGAGTGCGGGCGACATCCCCCGGCAGGGGCGCTGGGAAGACGAGGACCTGGGCCATCAGCCCGGCCGCGTCGTCCGCGAAAAGCAACACGACGCGGACCCCATGACGGTGGACCAGGCTCTCTACGAGATGGAGCTGGTCGGCCACGACTTCTACCTGTTCAACGACTCCGAGGCCGGCCGGCCGAGCGTCGTCTACCGGCGAAAGGGCTTCGACTACGGAGTGATCCGGCTGGGCTGA
- a CDS encoding Rv3235 family protein, translated as MTNHDLHALAAAPGTVRRKHKRTARPSPDELPRAGHRLLRLTAPPEEKHLIQRINAILEVLAGWRAAGQIRPLVDEALFARLASQQLTRGIHHRVARDLHMCQPTQTALEVSAVVAAGPRVLALAARFERGRAGWVCTRFHVLAPRNGFEQQGKALRRGPGRPPAA; from the coding sequence ATGACGAACCACGACCTTCATGCACTGGCCGCCGCGCCGGGCACGGTGCGCCGAAAGCACAAACGCACTGCCCGGCCGTCGCCGGACGAGCTGCCGCGCGCGGGCCATCGGCTCCTTCGGCTCACCGCTCCGCCAGAGGAAAAGCACCTGATTCAGCGGATCAATGCGATCCTCGAAGTGCTGGCGGGATGGCGAGCCGCCGGACAGATCCGGCCATTGGTGGATGAGGCACTGTTCGCCCGGCTGGCCAGCCAGCAGCTGACGCGGGGGATCCACCACCGCGTCGCACGAGACCTGCACATGTGCCAGCCCACGCAGACCGCTCTGGAAGTGAGTGCGGTGGTAGCCGCTGGGCCGCGCGTGCTGGCACTGGCAGCGCGGTTCGAGCGAGGCCGGGCGGGATGGGTCTGCACCCGGTTTCACGTGCTCGCGCCCAGGAACGGATTCGAGCAGCAAGGCAAGGCGCTTCGACGGGGACCCGGCCGCCCACCCGCCGCTTGA
- a CDS encoding HAD-IA family hydrolase translates to MLKGLLVDYAGVLTDPDAGRLYEYLHDLRTAGTRTALVSNAPGAPAGVKTELSHYFDALVFSGEVGMAKPNRGIYLVAAERLGVAAPSCAFVDDAERNVRGAVAAGMVGVHHRSVADTLDELAVLFS, encoded by the coding sequence GTGCTGAAGGGCTTGCTAGTCGACTACGCCGGAGTGCTCACCGACCCGGACGCCGGTCGCCTGTACGAGTACCTGCACGACCTCCGCACCGCCGGTACTCGCACCGCGTTGGTCTCGAACGCTCCGGGTGCGCCCGCCGGGGTGAAAACCGAGCTGTCGCACTATTTCGACGCGCTCGTCTTCTCCGGCGAAGTGGGCATGGCCAAGCCGAATCGCGGGATTTACCTCGTCGCGGCAGAGCGGCTCGGCGTCGCGGCGCCCAGCTGCGCCTTCGTGGACGACGCCGAACGAAACGTCCGCGGTGCGGTCGCCGCGGGGATGGTCGGCGTGCACCATCGCAGCGTCGCGGACACCCTGGACGAACTGGCCGTCCTGTTCAGCTGA
- a CDS encoding TrmH family RNA methyltransferase, translating to MGDELADSPKDRFLTVYGRKPVLEALGDSALRVDKVILADTARGPAAAEIQRAAKAAGVPVQRASEHRVKVLAGNGKQDQGVLADVVAPRMRTLAAALDDRRPPARVLLLDGITTPANVGMILRTATAAGLSGVIVPRRGVAALDPMVVKASAGVAFRAPVLRCGSAREAAEMLVEAGYSLYALGASATTSVFEVDLPQRSAFVLGGETEGVGSAVAELVTEWLSIPMPGDVESLNVSAAAAVLSFELVRRGIS from the coding sequence GTGGGTGATGAGCTGGCGGATTCGCCGAAGGACCGCTTCCTGACAGTCTACGGGCGCAAGCCGGTGCTGGAGGCGCTGGGCGATTCGGCCTTGCGCGTGGACAAGGTGATCCTCGCCGACACCGCGCGCGGCCCCGCCGCCGCGGAGATCCAGCGCGCCGCGAAGGCGGCTGGCGTGCCGGTGCAGCGAGCCAGCGAGCACCGGGTAAAGGTGTTGGCGGGCAACGGAAAACAGGACCAAGGCGTCCTCGCCGACGTCGTCGCGCCCCGGATGCGCACTCTCGCCGCGGCACTGGACGATCGTCGCCCGCCGGCCCGGGTGCTGCTGCTCGACGGCATCACGACGCCGGCCAACGTCGGCATGATCCTGCGCACCGCGACCGCGGCCGGGCTGTCCGGCGTGATCGTGCCGCGCCGAGGGGTCGCTGCGCTGGATCCGATGGTGGTGAAGGCGTCCGCCGGAGTCGCGTTCCGCGCGCCGGTGCTGCGCTGCGGCTCGGCCCGGGAAGCGGCGGAGATGCTGGTGGAGGCTGGGTACAGCCTGTACGCGCTGGGCGCCTCGGCGACGACGTCGGTGTTCGAGGTCGACCTGCCGCAGCGCTCCGCGTTCGTCCTGGGCGGCGAAACCGAGGGCGTCGGCTCGGCGGTCGCGGAACTGGTCACCGAGTGGCTTTCGATCCCGATGCCTGGGGACGTCGAATCGCTGAACGTCTCCGCCGCCGCCGCCGTGCTGTCGTTCGAACTGGTACGGCGCGGAATCAGCTGA
- a CDS encoding WS/DGAT/MGAT family O-acyltransferase translates to MPDRLSALDASFLYVEEQTTPMHVGGVAIFERPSSGFTYEQVLDLVGTRLAFLPRYRQRVLPVPGHLARPVWVDDVDFDLNYHVRRSALPQPGSDEQLFDLVARLMSRRLAPERPLWEAYFVEGLAGDRVAMVTKTHQSVVDGVGTIDLGQLILDEAPEPPEPFEDAWNARREPSRTQLVLDAMSETVQRPSELVENVRSIAGDAFATVSKAVETLGGVAAAMARPAPAGPLNVRVSGGRVFSVVRTRLEDFRKIRADHGGTVNDVIVAAIAGALREWLLSRGENLAPTATVRALVPLAVHDVETAEFATPTLVGNQVDAYLVDLPVGEPSAVLRLQHISHAMTEHLNSGRSVAARGLLKVSGFAPATLHSLGARAGGSLSGRIFNVMITNSPGPQVPMYAGEARLVEMFPVMPLMRTQALAIGVTSYHGGVYFGLNGDRKAAFDVGLLGGMIEEALEELKGAHW, encoded by the coding sequence ATGCCCGACCGCCTGTCCGCGCTGGACGCCTCGTTCCTGTACGTCGAGGAGCAGACGACGCCGATGCACGTCGGGGGAGTGGCGATCTTCGAACGGCCGTCGTCCGGCTTCACCTACGAGCAGGTGCTCGACCTCGTCGGCACGCGGCTGGCGTTCCTGCCCCGCTACCGTCAGCGCGTCCTGCCCGTCCCCGGGCACCTCGCCCGGCCGGTGTGGGTGGACGACGTCGACTTCGACCTCAACTACCACGTCCGCCGCTCCGCGCTGCCGCAGCCGGGCAGCGACGAGCAGCTGTTCGACCTGGTCGCGCGGCTGATGTCGCGACGGCTCGCGCCGGAACGGCCGCTCTGGGAGGCTTACTTCGTCGAGGGTCTGGCCGGTGACCGGGTCGCGATGGTGACGAAGACCCACCAGTCCGTCGTGGACGGCGTCGGCACGATCGACCTCGGCCAGCTCATCCTCGACGAGGCGCCGGAGCCGCCGGAGCCGTTCGAGGACGCCTGGAACGCGCGGCGCGAACCCAGCCGGACGCAGCTGGTGCTCGACGCGATGAGCGAGACCGTGCAACGGCCCAGCGAGCTGGTGGAGAACGTGCGCTCGATCGCCGGCGACGCGTTCGCCACGGTGAGCAAGGCAGTCGAAACACTCGGTGGCGTCGCAGCCGCGATGGCCCGCCCGGCACCGGCCGGACCGTTGAACGTCCGGGTGTCCGGCGGCCGGGTGTTCTCGGTGGTGCGGACCCGGCTGGAGGACTTCCGCAAGATCCGCGCGGACCACGGCGGCACTGTCAACGACGTGATCGTCGCCGCGATCGCCGGTGCGCTACGGGAATGGCTGCTTTCGCGCGGGGAGAACCTCGCGCCGACGGCGACCGTCCGCGCGCTGGTGCCGCTGGCGGTGCACGACGTCGAAACCGCGGAGTTCGCGACGCCGACGCTGGTCGGCAACCAGGTCGACGCGTACCTGGTGGACCTGCCGGTCGGCGAGCCGAGCGCGGTGCTGCGGCTGCAGCACATCAGCCATGCGATGACCGAGCACCTGAACTCGGGAAGATCGGTGGCCGCCCGCGGGTTGCTGAAGGTGAGCGGCTTCGCGCCGGCGACGCTGCATTCACTGGGCGCGCGGGCGGGCGGGTCGCTGTCCGGCCGGATTTTCAACGTGATGATCACGAATTCGCCGGGGCCGCAGGTGCCGATGTATGCGGGGGAGGCAAGACTGGTGGAGATGTTCCCGGTGATGCCGCTGATGCGCACGCAAGCGCTGGCGATCGGGGTCACCTCCTACCACGGCGGCGTCTACTTCGGACTCAACGGCGACCGCAAGGCCGCGTTCGACGTCGGGCTGCTGGGCGGGATGATCGAAGAAGCGTTGGAAGAGCTGAAGGGTGCGCACTGGTGA
- a CDS encoding DUF6912 family protein has protein sequence MRVYLPATIAMLRDLERNGEFRARSGTAFALTPALREAYASGSDEELEYAALLDAARASLRLIAAEEKGEWRRAVVSADVEDATLRPDLDAAVVRLAGPVPAALIAAIHVDAAEAEDAVAAAAAVIDAADLGDEDAEFALGDAEDHELAWYGLQELPFLLELL, from the coding sequence GTGAGGGTCTATCTGCCTGCGACGATAGCGATGCTGCGGGACCTGGAGCGCAACGGCGAGTTCCGCGCCCGCAGCGGAACGGCTTTCGCGCTGACGCCCGCACTGCGCGAGGCGTACGCGAGCGGTTCGGACGAAGAGCTGGAGTACGCGGCGCTGCTGGACGCGGCGCGCGCCTCGCTGCGGCTGATCGCGGCTGAGGAAAAGGGCGAATGGCGGCGGGCGGTCGTCTCGGCCGACGTCGAGGACGCGACTCTCCGTCCCGACCTGGACGCGGCGGTCGTGCGGCTGGCCGGTCCGGTCCCGGCGGCGCTGATCGCGGCGATCCACGTGGACGCGGCGGAGGCGGAGGACGCGGTCGCCGCGGCGGCCGCGGTGATCGACGCGGCGGACCTCGGCGACGAGGACGCCGAGTTCGCGCTGGGCGACGCGGAAGACCACGAACTGGCTTGGTACGGCCTGCAGGAACTGCCGTTCCTGCTGGAACTGCTCTGA
- the rsgA gene encoding ribosome small subunit-dependent GTPase A, with the protein MARGDWRRLDESDVRVRPGKGSRPRSKRRPEHADAVTAMVIGKDRGRWTCAVDADPDRVVTAMRAREMGRVSVVVGDMVALVGDVSGRPDTLARIVRVDDRSSVLRRTADDTDPFERVVVANAAQLLIVTSLADPPPRPGFIDRCLVACYAGGLEPVLCLTKSDLASPEALLAGYAGLDVPAVVSRHDEEPEGLRERLDGRVTALVGHSGVGKSTLVNRLVPAAELATGDVSAVGKGRHTSVAAVALPLPLPGGGWVVDTPGVRSFGLAHVTADDIVDAFEEFAEAAEECPPNCGHLGAPEDPDCALDEVVSAGKASAERLTSLRRLLVSRGGGGEKTGNGEIRAEP; encoded by the coding sequence TTGGCGCGAGGCGACTGGAGACGGCTGGACGAATCCGACGTTCGGGTCCGCCCCGGCAAGGGCTCCAGGCCGCGCAGCAAGCGCAGGCCCGAGCACGCCGACGCGGTCACCGCGATGGTGATCGGCAAGGACCGCGGGCGCTGGACGTGCGCGGTCGACGCCGACCCGGACCGGGTGGTGACCGCCATGCGGGCCCGCGAGATGGGCCGGGTGTCGGTGGTGGTCGGAGACATGGTCGCGCTGGTCGGCGACGTGTCCGGCCGGCCGGACACGCTCGCCCGGATCGTCCGCGTGGACGACCGCTCCAGTGTGCTGCGCCGCACCGCCGACGACACCGACCCGTTCGAGCGGGTGGTGGTCGCGAACGCGGCGCAGCTGCTGATCGTCACGTCGCTGGCCGACCCGCCGCCCCGTCCCGGGTTCATCGACCGCTGTCTGGTCGCCTGCTACGCGGGCGGCCTGGAACCGGTGCTCTGCCTGACGAAATCCGACCTGGCCAGTCCCGAGGCGCTGCTCGCCGGATACGCGGGCCTGGACGTCCCGGCCGTCGTCAGCAGGCACGACGAGGAGCCCGAGGGCCTGCGCGAACGACTCGACGGCCGGGTCACCGCTCTCGTCGGGCACTCCGGAGTCGGCAAGTCGACTTTGGTCAACCGGCTGGTGCCCGCGGCGGAGCTGGCGACCGGCGACGTCAGCGCGGTCGGCAAGGGACGGCACACGTCGGTGGCCGCGGTCGCGCTGCCGCTGCCGCTGCCCGGCGGAGGCTGGGTGGTGGACACCCCCGGAGTCCGGTCGTTCGGGCTGGCTCACGTCACCGCGGACGACATCGTGGACGCTTTCGAGGAGTTCGCCGAAGCCGCCGAGGAATGCCCGCCGAACTGCGGCCACCTCGGCGCGCCGGAGGACCCGGACTGCGCGCTGGACGAGGTGGTCTCCGCCGGAAAGGCCAGCGCCGAGCGGCTGACGTCGCTGCGCAGGCTGCTGGTGTCGCGCGGGGGCGGCGGGGAGAAGACGGGCAATGGGGAGATCCGCGCCGAACCGTGA